From one Catharus ustulatus isolate bCatUst1 chromosome 1, bCatUst1.pri.v2, whole genome shotgun sequence genomic stretch:
- the LOC116996292 gene encoding feather beta keratin-like, translating to MACYDLCRPCGPTPLANSCNEPCALQCQNSRVIIDPSPVLVTLPGPIMTSFPQNTVVGSTSSAAVGSELNAQGQPISGGFGGFGGFGGFGYGLGYGRGFGYGLGGLGCYGRRGGYNC from the coding sequence ATGGCCTGCTACGACCTCTGCCGACCCTGCGGacccaccccgctggccaacagctgcaacgagccctgtgccctgcaatgccagAACTCCAGGGTCATTATTgacccttcccctgtgctggtcaccctgccaggacccatcatgacctccttcccccagaacaccgtCGTTGGATCCACCTCCTCGGCTGCTGTTGGGAGTGAACTcaatgcccagggacagcccatctCTGGTGGATTTGGTGGCTTTGGTGGCTTTGGTGGCTTTGGCTACGGCCTTGGCTATGGCCGTGGATTTGGCTATGGGCTGGGAGGCCTGGGCTGCTATGGCAGAAGGGGTGGCTACAACTGCTAA
- the LOC116996264 gene encoding feather keratin B-4-like isoform X1 produces the protein MACYDSCRPCGPTPLANSCNEPCALQCQDSRVVIQPSPVLVTLPGPIMTSFPQNTAVGSTSSAAVGTELSVQGQPISGGFGGFGGFGGFGGLGYGRGFGYGLGCGYGLGGLGCYGRRGRYNC, from the coding sequence ATGGCCTGCTACGACAGCTGCCGTCCCTGTGGacccaccccgctggccaacagctgcaacgagccctgtgccctgcaatgccaggaTTCCCGCGTTGTTATCCAACCTTCTCCCGTGCTGGtgaccctgccaggacccatcatgacctccttcccccagaacaccgcTGTCGGATCCACCTCCTCGGCTGCCGTGGGCACTGAGCtcagtgtgcagggacagcccatctCTGGTGGATTTGGTGGCTTTGGTGGCTTTGGTGGCTTTGGTGGCCTTGGCTATGGCCGTGGATTTGGCtatgggctgggctgtggctaTGGGCTGGGAGGCCTGGGCTGCTACGGCAGAAGGGGCCGCTACAACTGCTAA
- the LOC116996421 gene encoding feather beta keratin-like — MACYDLCRPCGPTPLANSCNEPCALQCQDSRVIINPSPVLVTLPGPIMTSFPQNTAVGSTSSAAVGTELSVQGQPISGGFGGFGGFGYGRGFGYGLGGLGCYGRRGGYNC; from the coding sequence ATGGCCTGCTACGACCTCTGCCGTCCCTGCGGacccaccccgctggccaacagctgcaacgagccctgtgccctgcaatgccaggaCTCTCGTGTCATCATCaacccttcccctgtgctggtcaccctgccaggacccatcatgacctccttcccccagaacaccgcTGTTGGATCCACCTCCTCGGCTGCCGTGGGCACTGAGCtcagtgtgcagggacagcccatctCTGGTGGATTTGGTGGCTTTGGTGGCTTTGGCTATGGCCGTGGATTTGGCTATGGGCTGGGAGGCCTGGGCTGCTACGGCAGAAGGGGAGGCTACAACTGCTAA
- the LOC116996286 gene encoding feather beta keratin-like: protein MACYDICRPCGPTPLANSCNEPCALQCQDSRVIINPSPVLVTLPGPIMTSFPQNTAVGSTSSAAVGTELSVQGQPISGGFGGFGGFGGFGYGRGFGYGLGYGYGLGGLGCYGRRGGYIC, encoded by the coding sequence ATGGCCTGCTACGACATCTGTCGACCCTGCGGacccaccccgctggccaacagctgcaacgagccctgtgccctgcaatgccaggaCTCTCGTGTCATCATCaacccttcccctgtgctggtgaccctgccaggacccatcatgacctccttcccccagaacaccgcCGTTGGATCCACCTCCTCGGCTGCCGTGGGCACTGAGCtcagtgtgcagggacagcccatctCTGGTGGATTTGGTGGATTTGGTGGCTTTGGTGGCTTTGGCTATGGCCGTGGATTTGGCTACGGGCTGGGCTATGGTTATGGACTGGGAGGCCTGGGCTGCTATGGCAGAAGGGGTGGCTACATCTGCTAA
- the LOC116996397 gene encoding feather beta keratin-like translates to MACYDLCRPCGPTPLANSCNEPCALQCQNSRVIIDPSPVMVTLPGPIMTSFPQNTVVGSTSSAAVGSELNAQGQPISGGFGGFGGFDYGRGFGYGLGYGYGLGGLGCYGRRGGYNC, encoded by the coding sequence ATGGCCTGCTACGACCTCTGCCGTCCCTGCGGacccaccccgctggccaacagctgcaacgagccctgtgccctgcaatgccagAACTCCAGGGTCATTATTGACCCTTCCCCTGTGAtggtcaccctgccaggacccatcatgacctccttcccccagaacaccgtTGTGGGATCCACCTCCTCGGCTGCTGTTGGGAGTGAACTcaatgcccagggacagcccatctCTGGTGGATTTGGTGGCTTTGGTGGCTTTGACTACGGCCGTGGATTTGGTTATGGACTGGGCTATGGCTATGGTCTTGGAGGCCTGGGCTGCTATGGCAGAAGGGGTGGCTACAACTGCTAA
- the LOC122149377 gene encoding feather beta keratin-like, whose product MACYDLCRPCGPTPLANSCNEPCALQCQNSRVIIDPSPVLVTLPGPIMTSFPQSTVVGSTSSAAVGSELNAQGQPISGGFGGFGGFGYGLGYGRGFGYGLGGLGCYGRRGGYNC is encoded by the coding sequence ATGGCCTGCTACGACCTCTGCCGACCCTGTGGacccaccccgctggccaacagctgcaacgagccctgtgccctgcaatgccagAACTCCAGGGTCATTATTGACCCTTCACCAGTGctggtcaccctgccaggacccatcatgacctccttcccccagagcaCCGTTGTGGGATCCACCTCCTCGGCTGCTGTTGGCAGTGAACTcaatgcccagggacagcccatctCTGGTGGATTTGGTGGCTTTGGTGGCTTTGGCTATGGCCTTGGCTATGGCCGTGGATTTGGCTACGGGCTGGGAGGCCTGGGCTGCTATGGCAGAAGGGGTGGCTACAACTGCTAG